The Pocillopora verrucosa isolate sample1 chromosome 2, ASM3666991v2, whole genome shotgun sequence genome has a segment encoding these proteins:
- the LOC136279038 gene encoding uncharacterized protein encodes MSFEIATNEIPQISLRCFVDCGAIVSASNKLRVTSECLNSPCNGSEYRWLLNRMDLYSNRWEPVTNLSNMTSTAINATNMIIRKNSLKSNSKYSLALFATSPGGTEGFAVLEFETAGQPHSGYCRPSAAEGVSMETEFLFECYGWQDKSTPLTYEFRAEEDPISYGISSKSVTTVLPSGSPENDYKLTVNVIIKNAVGVAVVEKFAVKVMPSSGLHTCPSTVEERAAKELKSLIIGKNNNLDGFLKIGEISKASQLAISVLKSANEKTECGQPLSRDTKALVGVLKKMQSQIFTFKTTPHPLTHL; translated from the exons ATGTCCTTTGAGATTGCCACTAACGAAATACCTCAAATCAGTCTAAG GTGTTTTGTCGACTGTGGCGCAATTGTGTCGGCTTCTAACAAACTTCGAGTAACGTCAGAATGTCTCAATTCGCCTTGCAATGGTTCAGAGTACAGGTGGCTTTTAAATAGAATGGATTTGTATTCCAATCGGTGGGAACCAGTAACTAATTTATCCAACATGACATCAACTGCAATAAATGCTACCAACATGATCATTAGAAAGAATTCTTTGAAGTCGAATTCCAAATATAGCTTGGCTTTATTTGCAACATCGCCAGGAGGAACAGAGGGGTTTGCAGTGCTCGAGTTTGAGACCGCTGGACAGCCGCACAGTGGGTACTGCAGGCCATCAGCCGCAGAGGGTGTGTCTATGGAGACGGAGTTCTTATTTGAATGCTACGGTTGGCAAGATAAAAGTACACCGCTGACCTATGAATTTCGCGCTGAAGAAGATCCAATTTCTTACGGCATTTCTTCAAAGTCAGTGACGACAGTTTTACCTTCTGGCTCACCTGAAAACGATTACAAATTAACAGTCAATGTCATCATCAAGAATGCTGTTGGGGTGGCTGTTGTTGAGAAATTTGCCGTAAAG GTGATGCCTTCTTCGGGGCTTCATACTTGCCCCTCAACGGTGGAAGAGCGGGCTGCCAAAGAGTTGAAAAGTTTAATAATTGGAAAAAACAATAACTTGGATGGATTTCTAAAAATAGGTGAAATCAGCAAGGCTTCCCAGCTCGCTATAAGTGTCCTCAAGTCAGCCAACGAGAAAACAGAGTGCGGACAACCACTAAGCCGAGATACGAAAGCACTAGTAGGTGtattgaaaaaaatgcaaagtcaaatttttacatttaagaCGACCCCTCACCCGCTGACACATCTTTAG